In the genome of Daucus carota subsp. sativus chromosome 9, DH1 v3.0, whole genome shotgun sequence, the window CATTTTGTAgatcattatatttaatatatttaattacgttttaaactttgttttattcttcacttaaatttttaattttcatgtgtctaaccaaaggattatcctttggttagaaattaactaatatttttatagtattttattttctatctatttttgttatatataatcttttgtttatatatatgccCGTGATTTTCTTGTgtattgatttatgttttgtttgatttgtttttttcagGATACTTTGGAAGCGAGCTGTTATGGGACTTGTGGGTTTTTCTTTTCTaattcatttaagctttattgtctaagcgtccggagttatgcttgcatgactttcggttagatgataaactttcttgaaagaaagaaatcccagatgcggtttattgtatttcgatacaattcatctacgaatgtagaccttacaaaaaaaaaaaaaaagaattactaCCTATCTAAAACTTTGTAAGAATGTGTTGATAGCTTGATGGGACAATATGATTGTAAGGGGCAAGGGGATTGAAATCATAAAAGGGTTGGACCATTTCATTTCCATTTTGGCTTTAAGGTCTCTTTTTTGTTCATCATTCACTTGTGTAAACATTTGGAAATTAATGAGATTGAGATTGGTCACAACCAAGTGAGTATAAATACACTCAAACATTTGGAATCTTTTGATTATAAATTTGCAATGTGCCTCCTTTATATTGGTTTGAAGAAAATATTATACGACTCGGTTTGAGTTAAATTTTGGAAGATGCTAGGTAATTATGAGTATACCGATGTAATTGAGATCATGTATGCACATAGATCACATGATTAAAATTAGTCATCCGCTAACCACATcatcaaacaaaaaaatttgacaCAGGACTTGAGATACGTAACATTAGGGGTGTCTGGCCCGATTTCTGACttaataagttagaagcactttgTTCATATCATTTGTGGTAAAAAGTTATACGCAGTTGTTTCATGATTATTGCTTCTTtcccaaatattttaaattacttcTAAGTCTTAGTTAATtctgacttctacttcactttttataaaaaaaaaaacacgtcTATTATTCTAAGCTCGAGATTTATGATGGGTtcagaaaaattatttatcaaaataagttAATCAATCAGAATTGATAATCAGTATGACCAAAGTCATTAGGACCCATAAAGCCCTAAAACTAGTCATTTAGGTAGTCATATGCTCTATAATCATCATAAATTTGAGAGTTTTTAACCCCACAATTCCAATTAGTCAAGGACTTGTAATTATACccatcttctttttctttcctttcCTAGATCGATATGATTGAAAATGAAGTTCTAACAAAAAAATGTGaccatatttaaaaaaagaccCATTGTAAGGAAAAATCCATGCCTGCCTAATTTTAAAGTTGCAACCAAGTGAACATGTGATGCATAGTATTCACCATAATTTATGTGTATATTAGTGTATATGTCTTTGTGTGTACTGCTGCACTCTCTGGTCATGTTCCTCACACCATAATGGTCTTTTGACAAGTTATGGATCTCAACAGAAGAAGAAGCTTTGCATGGATCCTATTTAACTATTTCTTCCATCACTTTTTAATTATGCAAAACCTGTGCAGTGTTTACTATGGTCTAAAAAATCGGAAAAAGCGGAAATCAGATTTATAGCCTGTTTGTCCCAGCTCAAAGTCAGGGgttgaaaattatttctgagTATATACTGAAAAACGCATGTTTCTATAATAAAATAGAAACTaacttaaaatcagaaataaacAAACTGACATTAAATTAGAAGGTAGTTTGAGTTAATTTTTAGAATCATGCATACATGTGACcagcataaaaaaaaatcattaaagatatttaaaatcagaaataagcAAACTGACATAAAATTAGAAGGTAGTTTGAGTTATGTTTAGAACCATGCATACATATAACCTgcataaaaaaacattaaagaTTCAAGACTAATAACTACAACTTATTTACAACTTATTTCGAAATAGTCGGGACTAAAAAAGTCGATAGGTTTGTTTTACGAAGTCCTTTCCCTGAATTCGAACACGGTTACACATCACTAAAATAAAATGAGCATGGTCTTGATTCAAGTTCGAGCACACACGGCTGGATCATGGTCTGAAAGAGCAAGGACCACTCAGAATTATCACTCACAGGGCCTTGTGCCAAATGCATTATTCATAATGCTtgcatatttttgcatataaaACCAGCCCCATATTGGTTTCAAGGCCATATTTCATTCTCAGAACAGGCAAATTTACTATTCAGTATAAATACTGGTACTCTCCTTACAGCTAAGTGCCTGCTAAGGCATGGGGAATCTCTCTCCTCGGTCATGGTTCCTGTGTCAAACATGTGTATTTTATACCATGCAAGATTCCGTTTTCGAAAGCTACGGTTTGTGTTTCGACTTTTAAGCTACTTATAAGTTTAAACCAGAcggatataaatttatttgtcaaaaatCGGAATTATATGATGTTGAGTGGGCAGATTTGTCCCGGATATAAGCAGCAGCAGAACAATGGGGTCTTTTGAAGGAGTCTAGAAACAAATCCACGTGGGTTTGACCATTCTTAGAGGTAGGGTTGCTGAATATAAGCAACAAAATCGGATATAATGATGTTAATTTATAATCAGAAAGGTTAATCGGactgaaaatcaaatattttataatattataataatatttaatttgtcagtttaatataaaacatatcatttaacaaaatttataataattaatcagatttaaaaattaaatcgaGGAGGCATCTTGGAGGGATTAATCGAGAATTAATAAGACGAATCAGGAATTTTTAGAACCATGAAGTGCATGAAGTCCGAACTTCAAACTGGTTAACCACTCGGATTCCGTTCATGAAGTCCGAACTTCAAACTGGTTAACCACTCGGATTCCGCCTGTCTTAAATCCGGTCGATGATCTCTGCAGATAATGATATCGGTAGTGTTTCTTGATCATATCATGTCCTATTCCTGCAACATGATCCAGGATTTTCCGCTTGATGCACTAATTTTATTCAATCTGCAAATGTCCTGATCAATAACATGAATCTCAATGACAACATATTCActtaatttcattttgtttatcagtcaaaatcaaaccaaatcaaaTTAATCGATTGCAATTTTATTTCGATTTTGACTAGTATCAAACTATTTCATAAATTTGGCAAAAAATTATAGGTGAAAAACAAAGAGAACATGGAgggtatataaaaaaatataaggacTGTCAGTGGTGTGTTCCCAGATGTTTGCCATGAAACTTCTCACTTTCATAATTGTGTGTGGCCCTTAACCAGCTTCCTCTCCATTTTCTATTGGAGCAAAATACATAGAACTGGAGAAACCAATAGTAATTTATTCAGCTCAACAGTTTAGAAATCATACAAGTCAATGAGATTTCACAGTACTTTTCTTGTTTTGTCTTCATAATAATTCCCACTCTTACATTAACCAGCTGCACAGTCACACATATATCaggaattatttaaattagttCAAGAGGATTGTTTTAACGTAGTTCCTGCATCGTTGTAAGAATCGGGAACCATAACTAATTCGTTGATATATCGATTCAGAAGTTATgagaaattttttgataaattgagAATTTTAATCAAATCAGAATGTAATTGAAAAatcgataaaatatttttaaaaattaaacggaaatttatttgaatttttcgataaatcaagAATTTTTGAAAGACTGATTTCTTGTGTTATTCTCAAACTCTCTGTTAACTAGAATAATAGGTAGATGTACATATTTTGTATTGATTAAGCATAAATCGgattaaaatattgatttaaatgtaccgaaattaattaaattaataatagtagactaattaattattataaaatgtttttatCAATTAGTtctattttcaatattttgaaactaaatatattgtgactttttttttttcctgaatgcAAAGATACCGTGACTCTTGTTCATGTAGGTGTACACAAAGGCCAAATGGCCGATATGACTGATGATATGTGATAGCTATACTTGGAAAATTGACAAGATAGTTGTTTTCTTGCGagattatatttatagttttttaatatattaattatttatactatattatctgcattgtagcttctttttcttttgtaagGATCTGCATTGTAGCTTGAATTTAGATAAAAGTTATGTAATTTGTGTTTGGAGTTTTCAATGCAGAGCTTGCTCACTGTATAATCGACAATATTTATGTCCAAGATGTCAAGTTCGATAGTAAAAAGCTTGTCGGCTTGCATGACAAATCATTTGTCAATTAATTCTTTTCAGTCATTTGTTTATTGCAGTTGATTAAAGTCATATCCAAGTattaaatcatttaaataatattattatataattttaaagaaaatactGTAAATACCAAGTTATTtctgaattatatttaaataattaatcaattaaattagatcggatatatattttgaagaatTAAAGGAGGTCGtcgtataaatatttaaataacacGAATTAAATCGaacatcatatattttaaaaatctctgATAATCATTAACATGTATTTTACctattataattagaaaaatGCGATTTATCAAGAAATTTCCAATAAGAAAATAGCGGCTTGATATATCAATCAATTTGTTCCGATTTCCGATgttatttaaacaaaaaatgatGTGGATTTTGTTAAGATGCATTGTCTTGGTTTGATGAATAGTTAAAAAGGTCGATCTTCAAAATgttcatatattcatatttgtCATAATTCATATCAACCCAAAATCACATAACTTTTCAGTGGGCCGACTGACCCAACTTGGTCCGGGTCCATATCAAATAACCGGGCCTTAAAATTGGGATTATTAATTTCCGGGTTAGGGTTTAAAAGTtcaattaaaatagaatatcAAAAGCTTGCAGAGAAAGACAACACATTTCAGCGATCAAATCTCAAAACAAGGTAATCCCTTCAGTCAATTCCTAGATTTTAACGCTTCAATTTCATTTATAATGCGCGTATATGTGTAATTGTGTATGTTTCTTGATTTTGATATCATTTGTGTGTTTGAACTTGAATTGAGCTTGGTTATGTGTATGTTTGGTTAATTTGAGAAAAGAGTCTGTTAcggaaatttaaatactcacgcGAACATTAGTCGAACACTCGAGGTTTCGTTAAGAGGAGACAATGAGTATCCGCTGGACTACAATGCTAGGAATATTGTGTTATTAGCAGGACAGTATATTTTTCGTTCATTTAGGATTTTGATGGTATTTTTGTAATTGCGGTTGCGAATTTAATGTTTGGCGTGGAGCTTTGGTATAATAATGTGGTTTTGTGATAACTGAATacttattagttttttttgtgGTAATTTACAATTGTTGCCTTTTGTTGGGAAAATTGTAGGAAAAGTTGTGTGCTATTAGCAGTTCCTGATTTTCGTATTTGTGTATATTAGTGTTGATGGATGCATTAGGTGTGTAAAAATTTTAGTGTGGATTTGGATAATACTGTTGTGAGTTGTGATCCTCGAAATGGAATTCTGTGATGCAAGCGGTTTTACATCGGCCAAAAGTGCTTATTATTTCATCGGTTGTAGTTTAATATCGTTGTTTTTTCTAGGATAAAATTGTGGCACTCTATTTGAACCGATCTGTAGGAACTTCTGAGTATAGTATCCGATCACCTGATTTTATATACTTGACAAGCTTGATTCTTAACAGCAGGGTCATGACTTCCTCATATCTCCCCGCAACTACTGAATCGCTGATTCAGGCTACAGAAGCGAAAGATGCTCAGGAGTCTATCTCTATTCTTTATCGTATTCTTGAGGATCCTTCATCCACATCTGAAGCTTTAAGAATCAAAGAGCAGGCAGTTTCCAGCCTCTCGGATTTTCTTAGAGAGCAATCTAGGGCGGAGGAACTCCGTAACCTTTTGACCCAATTGAGGTCCTTCTTTGCTAAGATCCCGAAAGCAAAGACTGCCAAGATTGTGCGTGGAATTGTTGATTCAGTTGCTAAGATACCAGGGACTTCTGATCTCCAGGTTTCCCTTTGTAAAGAGATTGTGGAGTGGACCCGTGCTGAGAAGCGTACTTTCCTCCGTCAGCGGATTGAAGCAAGGCTTGCAGCTCTTTTAATGGAGAACAAGGAGTATGCAGAGGCGTTAAGCCTCCTTTCAGGCCTAATTAAGGAGGTGAGAAGGTTGGATGACAAGCTTTTACTCGTGGAGATTGATTTGTTGGAGAGCAAGCTTCATTTCTCTCTCAGAAACCTTCCTAAAGCCAAAGCTGCTCTTACAGCAGCAAGAACAGCTGCAAATGCCATTTATGTGCCTCCAGCTCAACAGGGCACTATTGATTTGCAGAGCGGGATTCTTCATGCAGAAGAGAAGGACTACAAAACTGGTTACAGCTATTTCTTTGAAGCTTTTGAAGCTTTCAATGCTCTTGAAGATCCACAAGCAGTTTATAGTCTCAAGTATATGCTGTTGTGCAAAATTATGGTGAATCAGGCTGATGATGTAGCAGGAATAATATCATCACAGAAAGTTGGATTGCACTATCAGGGGCCAGAACTTGATGCAATGAAAGCTGTTGCCGATGCTCATTCAAAGCGCTCCTTAAAACTCTTTGAATCCGCTCTTCGCGACTTCAAGGCACAATTAGAGGAAGACCCAATTGTGCACAGGCACTTATCTTCCCTCTACGATACGCTGCTGGAGCAGAACCTCTGCAGGTTGATCGAGCCATTCTCAAGAGTCGAGATCACTCACATTGCGGAACTTATTGAATTACCGGAAGACCATGTAGAGAAGAAACTGTCGCAGATGATCTTGGACAAGAAGTTTGCTGGGACTTTAGATCAGGGCGCTGGATGTCTTGTGATATTCGATGATCCTAAATCAGATGCAATCTACCCCGCAACATTGGAGACCATTTCAAATATTGGCAAGGTTGTCGACAGCCTCTTTACCAGGTCTGCCAAAATAATGGGTTAATTTTTTACTCCGTTTTTCTTCCTTAATTTGGTGTAATGTTTGTACTTCACTTGACACCTTCCTCAGCCATTCTACAAAAATTCCAGCTTAGTGAACCTATGTTTTTTATAATTCTATGCTATATTATTATGTACTTAGTTGGAGCTTTATTAAGTTAAGTAAGAACTACAAAGTCTTTATTCACTTGAATAGTTGAAAGTGGCAGTATAGATATCTTGTTCTATTAAAATCAGTAAGCAACGACGTCTTTTGTAGTTTATCTATTAAATTGAAATACAAGGGATAGAGTCGTAGAGAGAGAACAGAACAAGTCccattaaaacatattttttatatataaatccaTTAGTTATTCCATTATTATGCGACTTGCAAAGAAATTGCAGACATAtacttttcttaaaaatatagtacttttatatagaagaatataCAAGAAGATAAagtcaaattataaatttttgcaaTGTTTCATATTCCAAATTTGTcccaattttctttttcaagtgACGTGACAAAGAAATAACTGAGAATAATATTGAGATAtctaacatttttttattatcttagtTTAAGGTTTTTATAAAATGtatctttataaattattttaaactttttccttctactaaataaatatttaacatcaaaatttttattaaaaataattcctTTTAagctataaaattataatccacaaaaaatttaaaatacatgtcaaaatgACCCGAACAGAACgtaattttgaattaatattatattttttttacagtgGACAGATCCATCAAGTGGAGAAGATAACTTTGACAAGATTTATAAAACGGATAATATATCAACTTTCTCGAATCCGACGTGTAATAATAATCTGAATCTGAAATCTTTTCTCTCCGACTTATACATCAACCGACATATACACACAAACGCGTTGACCCTTGACCGTTCCTACCTGAATCCTTCCTGTCCACTTTCCACTTCAATGCTAAAACCTTTCTTAAACCCCCAAAACACGCCTCACACTTTACTTACACCCTTACTCAAACACAACTCATTCCAATCCAATTGCCCCTTCAATAACTTCTAAACCCTCTATAAATCACATTCtgttatgtaataatatatgtaaagagATTGTTGAGAGAGATAGACAAGAGAGAAAGGAGAAGATGTGATTGTATATATCATATGTGTTACACACATGTCCTTTATATAAGATTACAAAATCAGTTATAAGTAAACCAAAGGTCTAGTTAGTGAAAAGCCAAAGGTTTGGCTAGTGAAAAGCCAAAGGACatccacataaatatattatttataacactcccccttggatgTCCGTTAAACGAAATAATGTCTCGTTATAGCCTTCTTGGAAAAACCCTGTGGGATAAAAACCAAGCGAAGGAACAAAAATATCTATTTCATAATGTGCACGTGATGCTGCCTCGTTAAAAACCTTTCCAGGAAAACCCAGTGGGAAAAACCATGGATAAGGAAAAAAGAGTGCAGTGTGCATTTGCTCCCCCTCatgattatattaaataatatctcTAAGTTGAAGAGCTCCTCTGTTCCAGAACTTCtcaaatatatgttaaaagtGCCTTCATTGGGTTGTAGCTATCATAAGCAGTCAGTGGagctttcatatatatatagtcggTGGAGTTCTCATCCTTGTCATGCTACACTGTTTCTCCAGCTTTAGCCATCTTAGATTGCCGAAGTCAAAATATTGTGGAAGAAGTTCCTGCAAAAACTCATTTTATACCAAACTccaatataatttaatcaattttgATCCACCGTTAatattaattgaaatgaggacTTTGCTCCTgcaaaattaacttaaaaacctTATGAGATTGATTAGTGGAGATTGAATAAACTCTCAAGATTCACACGCCTTTAGAGCGAGCAATTACTTAGCAATGAATACTAATCAAAAGCGGAAAACcaacttttaataaatttataattatgtcaaaACGTGTATGATAAAACATGTTGTAGTTTACTTAGATACGGTACTTCATTACCGAGAATTTCTTTCAAGTGTTCACAAAAGTTAGTGTACTATCGTGTATTTATAATCCTTGTGGGATTCACATATGACAATATATCATTCATCCAAAGAGAAATTCTTCTTCCAATATATACACCAAGAAACATTTTATcacataatataacatatagtattttaatcaggtgcaactcaattcaatgttaactagaaacacattctagtttccatctgctctggccagagactttatgagttgtcacctataatttgatatataatgataacatgtatttgtcaaaataattttgtgttggACTTCTGGTCCGAATCCCTGTTCCATTTGAGAGGGTGTAGTTCTCGAGAGTTTGTTATACTGCTTCTGGCAGTTAAGTTCCTTCTAGGATGATTATTGTCAAGTGGGTCGTATAAAACTTAAATCGAACCTTCACATATTGCGGGACTATTTCgcaatcaaataatcatttCCACCACAAATACTATTACTCTTCATGACCAATGCAAGGTCATCATACAAATATCTGAGTTTcacataataatttatttattttttgaaacttcattttgttttcacaAAAAACTTTCATATCCCACTGACTTGACACCTTTAGGTGTGTTAACTGCAGTTTCAAATATTTCTCTATTTTTAAGAGATAATGATTCGTACGGCGCACTATTTTCACAATTTTGGGTGTGAGAGgactactggtccaaataatttttctttataattgcctcagttatatcctttattctttggccaattatatcaatattttctaacatattctgcttcatgatcctcattgttatcaataacctcaagttctataaatatcatcgaCGTCGATTCGATTTATGGTTCCACTTTATTCTGGACAAGACATAGTATATCGAGATCTCAATAATTttcattacttttattttctctAATTTGTCATGTCCATAATCTCTTCCGGAGATCCTTCGATGTCATATCTATAATCTCTTCCGGAGAtccttcaaaaattattgatttctcAATCCAGCCATCATCAATTATTGCTCCTTTTCACCTTTTTtggtataaaatatatatatggaacCAACTTGCCTATCACGCTTCAGGCGTTCTTTAGACATAACAATATCTTGAGGTTGTCCTTCTGCGACATTAATATCATAGGAGCATATGTAGCCGGTGTTTGTGTCATAGTCACTATTTTTGgtcatcaaaatgaattatcttatgaacttctggttcatattctttattttgaGGATCAAGATGAGGCAATGATAATTCATTCTTATACTTCTATTTTCACCGGCTAtttattttctccccctgatttTGAGAAAACAACTCatcaagtcataacaaataCATATTGATGATTCCAAATGCACTCATATGTAATATATGAATCGATCTTACTAACGTGGTGGAAAA includes:
- the LOC108200237 gene encoding 26S proteasome non-ATPase regulatory subunit 11 homolog, whose translation is MTSSYLPATTESLIQATEAKDAQESISILYRILEDPSSTSEALRIKEQAVSSLSDFLREQSRAEELRNLLTQLRSFFAKIPKAKTAKIVRGIVDSVAKIPGTSDLQVSLCKEIVEWTRAEKRTFLRQRIEARLAALLMENKEYAEALSLLSGLIKEVRRLDDKLLLVEIDLLESKLHFSLRNLPKAKAALTAARTAANAIYVPPAQQGTIDLQSGILHAEEKDYKTGYSYFFEAFEAFNALEDPQAVYSLKYMLLCKIMVNQADDVAGIISSQKVGLHYQGPELDAMKAVADAHSKRSLKLFESALRDFKAQLEEDPIVHRHLSSLYDTLLEQNLCRLIEPFSRVEITHIAELIELPEDHVEKKLSQMILDKKFAGTLDQGAGCLVIFDDPKSDAIYPATLETISNIGKVVDSLFTRSAKIMG